TAGCcttttaaatattataataatatgatGCATTGATGACATAAATTCCATTATTATTGAGCCTAAATATTGAAACCTGGCAACATGCGCAGGAAAAACATGTCAGTGTGTTCATTATgcacatttttaatgaaaatacgAACtttagtctttaaaaaaaaaaaaaaaaaaaaaaaaaagatgaatttaTGACAAATTCCACCAGGTTTCTATATTTCCAACATCATTTCCTATCATCAGTATTGTgtgtaaatatgaaattaatgcTTCCAGGCCTTATGTAGAATCTAACTCTCGCACGCGCTTGGTTTTGTcctcgtgtgtttttggtgcaaaGGTCGCGAGCACGTGAACGCCTTCGGTCAGAGACAAACGTCTAAAAAGCGGAGGAAGTCGCGGACGGCCTTCACCAACCACCAGATCTACGagctggagaagcggttcctgTACCAGAAGTACTTGTCCCCGGCGGACCGGGACCAGATCGCGCAGCAGCTAGGCCTGTCCAACGCGCAGGTCATCACCTGGTTCCAGAACCGCAGGGCCAAGCTCAAGAGGACCTGGAGGAGATGAAAGCGGACGTGGAGTCGCTGAAGAAGATCACCCCTCAGACCCTCCAGAAGCTGGTCACCATGGAGAACCTGGAAGATgcgcaacagcagcagcagggtgGGGGGCCCAGGTCGCCCAGTATCTCCCCGAACCCCCCAGGACTGCACAGGGGGTTCCCACAGTCGCCCTCCTCCTCCAGGGACCAGACCACCGACGAGTTCtcggaggatgaggaggaaatAGAAGTGGACGATTGACTTTCTAAAGTAAGGCTGGATTTTGTgagaaaaagcaaagaaaaagatGACACAAGGgggacatttttacatttttttcttcccaaacTTTTGCACGGATATTGACAAAATggaatatataaaaaacacatataaaggtTTTGGAGGAAAGTTTATTCctccactttatttttattttctgctatcgtttttaatttattattgggACTCTACCTGAGGATTTCCCCCCACCAAACTGTGTAAACATTTGAACATGAATTTCAATATTTCACGTTATTGACAAGATTGAtttttcgtttttttgttttgttttttttttttggtcatttttgttaaatataaTTCGGAGCTGCCAAATACAGAAGAAAACAACTTTTTCTCCCTTAATAGTAGATTTAATTTTGGTTTTGAGAATTAAAGGCTTCTGCAGCCTCTACCCTTGAGTTGTGTATATAACGCGATAATTTTATTGTAACATTATATTTAATCAGCATCTATGTAAATAAAGGTTATATGATTTTCAAGAAGATTTGGGGTGCAACTGATGTGTTGTTTTGCAGGGAAATCTAAACAAAacggaagaaaaaaatctgcaCAAAATGAAGATTATTTTTGGTTTGacgttttggaaaaaaatgttaatagtATTTTGAGAACAATTAAAACaggttttttcaaccttggggtcataacccccatgtggggtcgcccggattttaaatggggtcgcctgaaatgtctagtaatagaTCAAGTTCAGTaatgtataaaaatgtatttaatatttaataaaacaaatgtacatataaatacactatatttccaaattaaaacaactgtattgtgcacattctaaaatataaatccagcttaaataaaacagtgtaaagaaaaaaaaaaagggcaaaaaatgaaataaattaataaacaaaatacagtatgaaaatatactgtaatatatataatattataggaaaaaagaaaacaaatcttTGTGGGTGGATAGAAATTTCTGATataaaaaatggggtcacaatccaaaaaaaaaggttgggaacctggtttaaaaacatgtaggccagtgtttttcaaccttcggGTTGTGAACCCATGTGGGGGCCCTAAAATGTCTCGTCgtagattttatatatatatataattcacatttttaaattattttacacacacacaccacacacacacacacccacacacaccacaccacacacaccacacacacacacacacacacacacacaaataactattactttctcaaatatgaatctagttcaaagaaaatgtaaataaaaataaatatatctgtctatatgaatatacagtataagaatataataataaaatatatatatttgaggttgtgcatcttgtcactttgtgcactaaccctaaactatttCTAGAGAAAACAATTCTGATATGAAAATAGGGGTCACGACCCAGAAAAGATGGGAACCACTGGACTATAAACATACACCCCAAACCCTAAATAAATTAACCAAACACATACAATATTCATCCCtgcttggttaaaaaaaaaaaaaaaaaaatgagacttTGGAATATTTGACCTGTGCTTTCAAACCCTGAAGTGGCGTGACTTCAATTAGCGTCTTTATTCCCATTATTCGGCGGGCGGTCTTTGAATGCATCTTGTCACACCCTGCGCGCCATATGTTTTCCTGCTCCTCCTTTAACACAACTATAGTCGACATGATTGATTAGGTTAAAGCAACACATAAAACAGCTTCAGCTACAGCTTGCTTCCACCCAGCCGTGCACGAGCAATAATGGCACGCATCTgccacgtttgtttgtttggacagagaagagagagaaagaggaggaaaagTGTCCCATGAATGAAAGGCAAATGGCTGTGTGTGAAGAGGAATGAATGGAACTCAATGGGAGGCGGTGGAAACGCGACGGGCCGCGGCAACAGATTGGAAACATCTTTTTTATAATtctaaataaaagtcatcacattattattattattattattattattattattttattattttttattttttcaaactgaGAGTTGAGGATGCAGTGTTAAACGTACGGACCGCGGGCCAAACGAGGCCTGTTCgacagatgtttttattttttggacagttttaaaagtcaaaaactaaaaataatatacaaattttATTCAAGCCTACTGAAGATAtacaataacaaatatatatatgcacATTTCGTTTTAAATCTAATTAACTTCTTTTAACAGGAGACAAAACTATATAtgatatttatattattcattTTGTCCTATCTTTACTGATGTATATAGTGTTTTAAATCgaattaaaataagaaaataatcgatttttaaaaatgaggcCTGCAGTTATTAAggaaatgttattattattattattattattattattattattaataaatacgATAATTTCACaaatgctgttttgttttttaaatgtttttatcagattttcatttagtttatatttCTTTGACAATTTACAAGCCATGGTGCCAAACATAAGGTCTGTGGACCAAAGCCAGCGTAAATTCAGTGACTCTTGGaccttatattttattttgttttaatcaaataacTTGAAACATTAAGTACAAAAAATGATCTTCAGTCGCCCCTTCATTCAAATTAATAGCCcattaattaatttgtattCAAAGTGAAATGAAGAGTAAACTTTGGTTaattaataaaagaaaagtttagAAGTTTAATgttcagttttatttaaatgttcttcTTAGAATGAAGAatccaaagtttccaaaaaccCAACTGTTTAcattaattgtatttagtaaaaaaaaatcaaaacaaaaaaagttctcaataatattagttttaattcttatttttttatgggGTCTGCATGATTAAATTTGAATATTCTGGAGCATCTTTTTATGGGTTTggtttaaatattattaaatgaGACAGAAAGCAGATTTTGCTGATGAACTAAACTGCCTGGGGCAGGGAGGGAGGTCACTAACTAAACCAGAGTTTGATTCCCTGGttaagagaaagagaaaaacaacaggATGGTGACCACAATAGATGTAATCGGCTGGAATTGTGGAGGTTGAAAAGTCAAGTAGGGCTTTATTATGGAGACCTACAGCAGTGGGAGTGGACAGGCAGGAGGCTGACCCTGGACCAATTACATTtctagtgtttttatttaagagCACAAATCTTTAAATCTCCCTGTATGTCTGACTGTCTTCACATGGAGTTCTATATTAAtgggataaaaaataaatcgtCATGGTGATGTGGTAGTATGTACCATTGAAAGAAAACTGATTTTACCTCTTAGTtattctaaagcagtggttcccaaacaggggtacgtgtactcctgGGGCTACTCGGAAATacttaaatagtttaaaaataatcgGTAAA
The genomic region above belongs to Gouania willdenowi chromosome 10, fGouWil2.1, whole genome shotgun sequence and contains:
- the LOC114471314 gene encoding LOW QUALITY PROTEIN: transcription factor LBX1 (The sequence of the model RefSeq protein was modified relative to this genomic sequence to represent the inferred CDS: inserted 1 base in 1 codon) — translated: MTSSKDMKAGSVLQSGGEDMRRRAPLDQLPPPANSNKPLTPFSIEDILNKPSVKKSMQASVCAPRVLQDKVSGSNSVRNGIISTPSSPLCALEELASKTFKGLEVSVIQAAEGREHVNAFGQRQTSKKRRKSRTAFTNHQIYELEKRFLYQKYLSPADRDQIAQQLGLSNAQVITWFQNRRAKLKXDLEEMKADVESLKKITPQTLQKLVTMENLEDAQQQQQGGGPRSPSISPNPPGLHRGFPQSPSSSRDQTTDEFSEDEEEIEVDD